CGTCTCGGGCATGTTCGGCGCGATACCCGCCTGTACGAGCGGGTCGGGCAAGTCAACGACCGCCCTGCCGAACAGACCGACCAGCGCGACGGCCAACACGAGCGACGGGAACGCGAGCATGATGTCGGCACTCCGCATCAGCGCGTCGTCCACTTTCCCGCCGTAGTAGCCAGCGGCAAGTCCCACGGTGACGCCGACCGACGCGGCGATGAGCGTCCCGAGGAGACCGACCAATAGGGAGGTCCGCGCGCCGTAGATGACCCGCGAGAGCATGTCCCTGCCGAGCGAGTCGGTTCCGAGCGGGTACTTCGGCGTCGCCGACACCGTGACTGTCTCGTTGACGACCTCTATCGACCCGTTGACCATCTCGGAACTGGTCTCGGTGGACGTTTGGCTGAACCCGAGCGGGGGAAGTTGGGACTGCTCCAAATTCTGATTCGTGGGGTTGTGGGGCGCGATTAGGGGTGCGAACAGCGCCACCAGCACGATTGCGACCACGACGACGATACCGATTTTCGCCAGTGCGCTCTGGCGAAGCTCCTTCCGAAGATTCCGAACTGTTCGCGGGGAGACGCCCCGCTTGAGTCCGTTCCAGAACGCCTCGAAGAGTCTCTCTATCGGTCCGACCATTAGTGAACCACCTGCGGGTTGATGTAGGCGTACAGCGCGTCAACGAAGATGTTGATGACGACGAATCCCATTCCGATGACGATGAGCGACCCCTGAATCAGCGGCCAGTCGCGGGCGTTGATGGCGTTGATGAGCAGGGTTCCCAGTCCGGGCCACGCGAAGACGGCCTCGGTGATGACCGCGCCGCCGATGAGCGTCCCGAGTTGGAGTCCAAGCACGGTGATGACCGGAATCAGCGTGTTCCGGAGCGCGTGCTTGTACCGAACCAACGTCTCGGGCAGTCCCTTCGCCCGCGACGAGCGGACGTAGGGCTTGCCGAGTTCGTCGAGCATCCCGCTCCGAGTCAGTCGCGTGATGAGCGCGGTGAAGTAGGTACCGAGCGTAATCGCCGGGAGCGTGATGTGGTTGAGCCACGTTATCAGTCCCGAGACCTGAAACTGCGTCACCAGCATCGTCAGCGCCGGGTAGAGACCGATACCCCGGCGACTCGTCGGGAACAGGCTGAACTGGACCGACAGAATCAGCACCAGCATGATGCCGAGCCAGAAGTTCGGCGTCGAGATGCCGACGAGCGAGAAACTGGTCGCGGCGTAGTCGGCGGGTTCGTGTCGCCTCGTGGCCGAGATAACGCCGAGCGGAATCGAGATTACCACGGCGACGATGCTCGCGGCGACCGCCAGTTCGAGGGTAGCCGGGAGGCGAGCGAAGATGAGACCGCTTGCCTCGACGCCCCGAATGTAGGAGTAGCCCATGTCGCCCTGTAACAGGTTGAGGAGGTAGTCGAAATACTGGACGTAGAAGGGTCTGTTCAGACCTAATTCCGTGGCTATCTGTTGGCGTAACTCTTGGCTTGCGTCCAGCGGCGCGACGAACGTAATCGGGTTGCCCGGCGTCACGTATCGCAGTCCGAACACCACCGTTACGAC
This genomic stretch from Halorussus pelagicus harbors:
- a CDS encoding ABC transporter permease, whose translation is MVGPIERLFEAFWNGLKRGVSPRTVRNLRKELRQSALAKIGIVVVVAIVLVALFAPLIAPHNPTNQNLEQSQLPPLGFSQTSTETSSEMVNGSIEVVNETVTVSATPKYPLGTDSLGRDMLSRVIYGARTSLLVGLLGTLIAASVGVTVGLAAGYYGGKVDDALMRSADIMLAFPSLVLAVALVGLFGRAVVDLPDPLVQAGIAPNMPETFALPGTVIIVVGLVNWVWFARVARGEALSIEGQEYVKAARSVGANDGFILRKHILPNSVTPILVLATIQIAAIVLLESALSFLGFSGTSLSWGFDIAQGRDYLASSWWISTVPGVAIVLTVIGINLVGDWLRDALDPGIEGEGGGV
- a CDS encoding ABC transporter permease, with amino-acid sequence MSMGRFLLKRSAQGILVVWGVVTVVFGLRYVTPGNPITFVAPLDASQELRQQIATELGLNRPFYVQYFDYLLNLLQGDMGYSYIRGVEASGLIFARLPATLELAVAASIVAVVISIPLGVISATRRHEPADYAATSFSLVGISTPNFWLGIMLVLILSVQFSLFPTSRRGIGLYPALTMLVTQFQVSGLITWLNHITLPAITLGTYFTALITRLTRSGMLDELGKPYVRSSRAKGLPETLVRYKHALRNTLIPVITVLGLQLGTLIGGAVITEAVFAWPGLGTLLINAINARDWPLIQGSLIVIGMGFVVINIFVDALYAYINPQVVH